A window of Fusarium musae strain F31 chromosome 1, whole genome shotgun sequence genomic DNA:
GAGGGAGACGGCATGTCTCTTGGCGAGTTTATGTATCCCCTTCTTCAAGGGTGGGATTTCTGGCACATGTACAACAAACTTGGCGTTCAGATGCAGATTGGAGGCTCAGATCAGTACGGCAACATCACTGCTGGAATCGAGGCCCTCAAGACCATTCGCGAGACTGAAGAGGCGCCTCACCTGAAGATGCCTTCGACTTGGGACCATGAACCCGTTGGTTTCACCGTGCCGTTGTTAACAGACTCTGCCGGCAACAAGTTTGGTAAAAGTGCTGGCAATGCTATATGGCTGGATGAGTTCAAAACATCAGCATTCGACTTGTACGGTTACTTTGTGAGAAGATCTGacgaggagattgagaatTTGCTCAAGATGTTCACTTTTATTCCTTTAGAGAATATCTCGAAGCTAATGAGGGAGCACCGAGCGGCACCCCAGGAGCGAAAGGCTCAGCACACCCTGGCGTTTGAAGTTGTTTCACTTATTCACGGAGCTCagaaggctgttgaggaggcCATGCAACACGAGTTTCGATTTGGTACCAAGCTACCTAAGGGTATTGTTAGTGAGCCTACTCCAGACACTGGCATCGTCACTCCCAACAATGCCCCAAGAAGCGATATCAAACTCCCTCGCTCCATCATGAACTCCTCACCAGCAAAGATTCTCCACGCTGTCGGTCTCGCATCCAGCAGCAGTGAGGGTCAGCGTCTGCTCTCTGCACAAGGCGCCTATATCGCCGCGCAGCCTGGTCAGAAGAGGGGACTCGTCCCTGGCAATCTGTCCTGGACTCCTATGAAGGCTTGGTTCCCCGAGGAGACTTCCAAGTTCCTCATCGACGACCGCATGCTCATCATGCGCAAGGGCAAGCACAACGTCCGAATCGTCGAGCTCATCAGCGATGAggagtggaagaagagcggCCAGATCTACCCTGGCCAGCCCGGTACCGGTCTCCTGCGcaggatgaaggaggagttgaagaaagACGCTGAGGCGAAGGGTAGACCAATATCAGACAGGGAGCTTACTGAAATTGCCTCGAGGAAGAAAAACCAATTGAGGGTTGCCAATAACTCGGATATTGAGCTGCCCAATAAGCACGATGTGCGTGAGAGGCGGGCTCAACTGTCATGGGATAGGAGAAGCAAATGAGGGGTTGCCTGTACAAAGTCGGCATATGTTTGCCGTGTAACATAGCACTGTAGTATATTGTAACCTCCATGATACCATAGATATGATGTAAAATGTTAAATGATAGGTATAGAAGTTTGAAACTGGGTCTATCTATAAAAGACTGC
This region includes:
- a CDS encoding hypothetical protein (EggNog:ENOG41~BUSCO:EOG09262JRP), whose amino-acid sequence is MAIHAIVSKLAPSRTTIYSRCLNAQRSLQVRNIATTYLKKVAEGEERWKERAEKIQKGEIPHTWDVLQERGYIKDVAGSPEKIKEIMRVRRIGSYVGIDPTADSMHVGHLLPLMPMFWMWFHGYPAVTLIGGSTARIGDPTDRLESRAILSNSDISKNITKIHVQLTRLWQNVHILKQKYGYEPDWAATHRLLNNNMWLGNLTLYDFAKRIARHTRIGPMLARDTVKRKMTEGDGMSLGEFMYPLLQGWDFWHMYNKLGVQMQIGGSDQYGNITAGIEALKTIRETEEAPHLKMPSTWDHEPVGFTVPLLTDSAGNKFGKSAGNAIWLDEFKTSAFDLYGYFVRRSDEEIENLLKMFTFIPLENISKLMREHRAAPQERKAQHTLAFEVVSLIHGAQKAVEEAMQHEFRFGTKLPKGIVSEPTPDTGIVTPNNAPRSDIKLPRSIMNSSPAKILHAVGLASSSSEGQRLLSAQGAYIAAQPGQKRGLVPGNLSWTPMKAWFPEETSKFLIDDRMLIMRKGKHNVRIVELISDEEWKKSGQIYPGQPGTGLLRRMKEELKKDAEAKGRPISDRELTEIASRKKNQLRVANNSDIELPNKHDVRERRAQLSWDRRSK